One window of Thermacetogenium phaeum DSM 12270 genomic DNA carries:
- a CDS encoding type II toxin-antitoxin system HicA family toxin, whose product MPPKFGDLKRYCEKNGWVLVRSSDHWYYENVLAEGTVLRTKVSRAVHKEIPKQLWQRILKKQLKITEKEFWESL is encoded by the coding sequence ATGCCCCCTAAGTTTGGGGACTTGAAGCGATACTGCGAAAAGAACGGTTGGGTGCTGGTCCGAAGCAGCGACCACTGGTACTATGAGAATGTCCTGGCCGAGGGAACCGTGCTTCGGACGAAGGTGAGCCGAGCGGTACACAAAGAAATTCCGAAGCAGTTGTGGCAGAGGATTCTCAAAAAACAGCTGAAGATAACTGAAAAAGAGTTTTGGGAGTCTCTTTGA
- a CDS encoding RNA-guided endonuclease InsQ/TnpB family protein — protein MLSNNIFFDGRQIRWRKERWAERRKALQQVGRLSRVKKEAGRERRWMRYINHCISKRIVEIAKAESKAIALENLLGIRERTKGSKKFNRMMSGWNFRELASFIEYKAALQGVPVIYVDPKETSKTCPKCGNVSRYNRKKQGWFKCTKCGYQSDADRVGAINIAARALDALGA, from the coding sequence GTGCTGTCCAACAACATCTTCTTTGATGGCCGCCAGATAAGGTGGCGAAAAGAGCGTTGGGCAGAACGGCGGAAAGCGCTCCAGCAGGTAGGGAGACTGTCCCGTGTCAAGAAAGAAGCAGGTCGTGAACGAAGATGGATGCGGTATATCAACCACTGTATTTCCAAGCGTATTGTCGAGATCGCGAAAGCTGAAAGCAAGGCGATTGCATTGGAAAACCTGCTGGGCATCCGGGAACGGACCAAAGGATCCAAGAAGTTCAACCGGATGATGTCGGGCTGGAACTTCCGGGAGCTGGCCTCGTTCATCGAGTATAAAGCTGCGCTTCAAGGCGTGCCCGTAATCTACGTCGATCCCAAGGAGACTTCTAAGACATGCCCCAAGTGCGGGAATGTTTCCCGCTACAATCGGAAGAAGCAGGGCTGGTTCAAATGCACGAAATGCGGCTACCAGTCTGATGCGGACAGAGTTGGAGCTATAAACATAGCCGCTAGAGCGCTCGATGCTCTCGGGGCATGA
- a CDS encoding VanW family protein, with the protein MDLQVRNDTNQTFYLRLWLTDTHLCGEWRSDRPILYTYQVYKFPARMPLISIKG; encoded by the coding sequence ATTGACCTTCAGGTCAGAAACGACACCAACCAGACCTTTTACCTGCGCCTCTGGCTGACCGACACTCATTTGTGCGGTGAATGGCGGTCGGATCGACCCATATTATATACATACCAGGTTTACAAATTTCCTGCCAGAATGCCCCTGATTTCAATCAAGGGATGA
- a CDS encoding ferritin-like domain-containing protein, protein MSMEPPETKGCVTPAVFKCAYPAPYPEVRVAGPNPKYAQLLLEDYAGMVSELTAVTQYIYHHFVLEDENREVADLLSCIALVEMHHQEILAQTIKMLGVNPRYRTIERNNTERYWNATFVFYGTSLCDRLTADVASEWAAIANYRKHQRMIDDPYVKKILDRIILDELHHVVLFNQVIEKYCQPHFPKYKT, encoded by the coding sequence ATGAGTATGGAACCGCCAGAAACAAAGGGATGTGTAACACCCGCTGTTTTTAAGTGCGCTTACCCTGCACCTTACCCAGAAGTACGGGTGGCCGGACCAAACCCTAAATATGCCCAGCTGCTGTTGGAAGATTATGCTGGTATGGTCAGTGAGTTGACAGCTGTAACCCAGTACATCTATCATCACTTCGTGCTGGAAGATGAAAACAGGGAGGTGGCGGACCTACTATCCTGTATAGCACTTGTGGAAATGCATCACCAGGAAATACTTGCTCAAACAATAAAAATGCTGGGCGTTAATCCCCGTTACAGAACCATAGAGAGGAACAATACTGAAAGGTATTGGAATGCAACCTTTGTTTTCTATGGAACTTCTCTTTGTGACCGGCTCACAGCAGATGTCGCCAGTGAATGGGCGGCTATTGCCAACTATCGTAAACACCAGCGCATGATCGATGACCCGTATGTCAAGAAAATCTTGGATAGGATCATCTTAGATGAACTGCACCACGTTGTGTTGTTCAATCAAGTAATCGAAAAGTACTGCCAACCACATTTTCCTAAGTACAAAACGTAA